One segment of Streptomyces sp. NA02950 DNA contains the following:
- a CDS encoding acyl carrier protein: MGTVREMLVELTGTPEFAEGVEDDADLSASGIDSGDLVRLVLLIEQRTGVEVTAEDMEGLTTLADYERFVAGRTGAAQPGGA, translated from the coding sequence ATGGGCACCGTACGGGAGATGCTCGTCGAACTCACCGGTACGCCGGAGTTCGCCGAGGGCGTCGAGGACGACGCCGACCTCAGCGCCAGCGGCATCGACTCCGGCGACCTGGTGCGCCTGGTGCTGCTCATCGAGCAGCGCACCGGCGTGGAGGTCACCGCCGAGGACATGGAGGGCCTGACCACGCTCGCCGACTACGAGCGGTTCGTGGCCGGGCGCACCGGCGCCGCGCAGCCCGGCGGCGCCTGA
- the paaA gene encoding 1,2-phenylacetyl-CoA epoxidase subunit PaaA, producing the protein MRETREERPEERFEALLAAGEQIEPGDRMPDGYRRMVLRQIAQHAHSEIIGMQPEGAWLTRAPSLHRKASLLAKVQDEAGHGLYLYAAAETLGVDRAELLDALHRGHQRYAATFNHPALTWADTGAIAWLTDGAAVVNQVPLCQTSYGPYARAMRRVCQEEAFHVRQGYDVLWSLCRGTPEQKRMAQDAVDRWWLPAVALMFGPPDTVAGGADARTAAMGAAVTRRSMAWGVKRHTNDELRQRFVDNCVPQAERLGLALPDPAIRWNGERGHYDFTPVDWQRFRDVLGDGSACARQRLARRVAAHEDGAWVREAVDAYAARWAEHGEAT; encoded by the coding sequence GTGCGGGAGACGCGTGAAGAGCGTCCCGAGGAGCGGTTCGAGGCGCTGCTGGCCGCCGGCGAGCAGATCGAGCCGGGCGACCGGATGCCCGACGGGTACCGGCGGATGGTGCTGCGGCAGATCGCCCAGCACGCCCATTCGGAGATCATCGGTATGCAGCCGGAGGGCGCCTGGCTGACCCGCGCGCCCTCGCTGCACCGCAAGGCGAGCCTGCTGGCGAAGGTGCAGGACGAGGCCGGGCACGGGCTCTATCTCTACGCGGCCGCGGAGACGCTCGGCGTGGACCGGGCGGAGCTGCTGGACGCGCTGCACCGGGGCCACCAGAGGTACGCGGCCACGTTCAACCACCCGGCGCTGACATGGGCCGACACCGGCGCGATCGCCTGGCTGACGGACGGCGCGGCCGTGGTCAACCAGGTGCCGCTCTGCCAGACCTCGTACGGGCCGTACGCGCGGGCCATGCGGCGGGTCTGCCAGGAGGAGGCCTTCCACGTCCGGCAGGGCTACGACGTGCTGTGGTCGCTGTGCCGGGGCACGCCGGAGCAGAAGCGGATGGCGCAGGACGCGGTGGACCGGTGGTGGCTGCCGGCGGTGGCCCTGATGTTCGGGCCGCCGGACACGGTGGCGGGCGGCGCCGACGCGCGGACGGCGGCCATGGGCGCGGCGGTCACCCGGCGGTCGATGGCCTGGGGCGTCAAACGGCACACCAACGACGAGCTGCGGCAGCGGTTCGTCGACAACTGTGTGCCGCAGGCCGAGCGGCTGGGTCTCGCCCTGCCCGACCCGGCGATCCGCTGGAACGGGGAACGCGGGCACTACGACTTCACCCCGGTGGACTGGCAGCGATTCCGCGATGTGCTCGGTGACGGTTCGGCGTGCGCCCGGCAGCGGCTGGCCCGCCGGGTGGCGGCGCACGAGGACGGCGCCTGGGTGCGCGAGGCGGTCGACGCGTACGCGGCCCGGTGGGCGGAGCACGGGGAGGCGACGTGA